In Procambarus clarkii isolate CNS0578487 chromosome 13, FALCON_Pclarkii_2.0, whole genome shotgun sequence, the following are encoded in one genomic region:
- the LOC138364560 gene encoding PE-PGRS family protein PE_PGRS4-like, giving the protein MDGGFYMDGGSIWTGVLCGRGFYMDGGSIRTGVLYGREFYMDGGSIWTGVLYGRGFDVDGGSMWTGVLYGRGFYMDGGSIWTGVLCGRGFYMDEGSIWTGVLYGRGFYMDEGSIWTRVLYGRGFYMDGGSIWTKVLYGRGFYMDGGSIWTGVLYGRGFYVDRGSMWTGVLYGRGFYMDGGSMWTWVLYGRGFYMDGGSIWTGVLCGRGFYMDEGSIWTGVLYGRVFYMDEGSIWTRVLYGRGFYMDGASIWTKVLYGRGFYMDGGSIWTGVLYGRRFYMDGGSIWTGVLYGRRFYMDEGSIWMGVLYGRRFYMDGGSIWTGGSIWTGGSIWTGVLYGRRVLYGRGFYMDGGFYMDGGFYMDGGSIWTGVLYGRGFYVDGGFYMDGGSIWTGVLYGRGFYVDGGSIWTGALYGRGFYMDGGSMWTGVLYGRGVLYGRGFYMAGGSIWTEVLYGRGFYMDGGSKWTGGSIWTGGSIWPGVLYGRRFYVDGGSIWTGVLYGRGVLYGRRFYVDGGSIWTEVLCRRGFYMDGGSIWTGGSIWTEVLCGRGFYMDGRFYMDGGFYVDGGSIWTGVLYGRGGSIWTGVLYGRGFYMDGGSIWTGVLC; this is encoded by the coding sequence ATGGACGGGGGGTTCTATATGGACGGGGGTTCTATATGGACGGGGGTTCTATGTGGACGTGGGTTCTATATGGACGGGGGTTCTATACGGACGGGGGTTCTATATGGACGGGAGTTCTATATGGACGGGGGTTCTATATGGACGGGGGTTCTATATGGACGGGGGTTCGATGTGGACGGGGGTTCTATGTGGACGGGGGTTCTATATGGACGGGGGTTCTATATGGACGGGGGTTCTATATGGACGGGGGTTCTATGTGGACGGGGGTTCTATATGGACGAAGGTTCTATATGGACGGGGGTTCTATATGGACGGGGGTTCTATATGGACGAAGGTTCTATATGGACGAGGGTTCTATATGGACGGGGGTTCTATATGGACGGGGGTTCTATATGGACGAAGGTTCTATATGGACGAGGGTTCTATATGGACGGGGGTTCTATATGGACGGGGGTTCTATATGGACGGGGGTTCTATGTGGACAGGGGTTCTATGTGGACGGGGGTTCTATATGGACGGGGGTTCTATATGGACGGGGGTTCTATGTGGACGTGGGTTCTATATGGACGGGGGTTCTATATGGACGGGGGTTCTATATGGACGGGGGTTCTATGTGGACGGGGGTTCTATATGGACGAAGGTTCTATATGGACGGGGGTTCTATATGGACGGGTGTTCTATATGGACGAAGGTTCTATATGGACGAGGGTTCTATATGGACGGGGGTTCTATATGGACGGGGCTTCTATATGGACGAAGGTTCTATATGGACGAGGGTTCTATATGGACGGGGGTTCTATATGGACGGGGGTTCTATATGGACGAAGGTTCTATATGGACGGGGGTTCTATATGGACGGGGGTTCTATATGGACGAAGGTTCTATATGGATGAGGGTTCTATATGGATGGGGGTTCTATATGGACGAAGGTTCTATATGGACGGGGGTTCTATATGGACGGGGGGTTCTATATGGACGGGGGGTTCTATATGGACGGGGGTTCTATATGGACGGAGGGTTCTATATGGACGGGGGTTCTATATGGACGGGGGGTTCTATATGGACGGGGGGTTCTATATGGACGGGGGTTCTATATGGACGGGGGTTCTATATGGACGGGGGTTCTATGTGGACGGGGGGTTCTATATGGACGGGGGTTCTATATGGACGGGGGTTCTATATGGACGGGGGTTCTATGTGGACGGGGGTTCTATATGGACGGGGGCTCTATATGGACGGGGGTTCTATATGGACGGAGGTTCTATGTGGACGGGGGTTCTATATGGACGGGGGGTTCTATATGGACGGGGGTTCTATATGGCCGGGGGTTCTATATGGACGGAGGTTCTATATGGACGGGGGTTCTATATGGACGGGGGTTCTAAATGGACGGGGGGTTCTATATGGACGGGGGGTTCTATATGGCCGGGGGTTCTATATGGACGGAGGTTCTATGTGGACGGGGGTTCTATATGGACGGGGGTTCTATATGGACGGGGGGTTCTATATGGACGGAGGTTCTATGTGGACGGGGGTTCTATATGGACGGAGGTTCTATGTAGACGGGGGTTCTATATGGACGGGGGTTCTATATGGACGGGGGGTTCTATATGGACGGAGGTTCTATGTGGACGGGGATTCTATATGGACGGGAGGTTCTATATGGACGGGGGGTTCTATGTGGACGGGGGTTCTATATGGACGGGGGTTCTATATGGACGGGGGGGTTCTATATGGACGGGGGTTCTATATGGACGGGGGTTCTATATGGACGGGGGTTCTATATGGACGGGGGTTCTATGTTGA